Within the Gigantopelta aegis isolate Gae_Host chromosome 8, Gae_host_genome, whole genome shotgun sequence genome, the region aatgattgacatccaatagccgatgattaataaatcaatgtgctctagtggtgtcgttaaacaaaacacactttaacaaaCTTGATCGTTGAGGGTTGTCCTTTCTGATTGAAATAGCCTTTACAGGTAATAGCTGATCTGATATTAATCAGATTGATAGATGTCTTCCTTGGTGCGCcattattaaaggaacattcctgagttttctgcattgtaagatgtttccgactaataaactacttctacgattaaacttacatattaaatattatttcttgtttagaatatcagtgtctgtatattaaatgtgtttctggtcctcttaatatttgtaagaagcccaaactggattttgtcttcaaataatttcgtacgtacgaaaacaaatattttaggaaataaaataaatttaaacgatcgaaaacacgtttaatatacagtcactaatattttatgcagaaaaatatatttgatatgcaattacaattgttaaaaagtcgcTGTTAGTCgctaacatcttaacaattgcagcgaactcaggaatgtccctttaagaacagTTTGGTTTGGAGAATGGATGTGTGTAGCAGTCTGGCTGAAACCAAATATTACAGTTCACGTTCTCTTAGCTTGTGACACCTGATAATCTTAGCCAATGACTGTCCGTGTTCAAGTGAACAGGTCAATTCAAAGgcatcaccggcctcggtagtgtcgtggttaagtaatcggacatgaggctggtaggtacagggttcacagcccggtaccggctcccacccagagcgagtttcagcgactcaatgggtaggtgtaagaccactacacccgcttctctcccactaaccactaactcacagtcctggacagacagtccagatagctgaggtgcgtacccaggacagcgtgcttgaaccttaattggatataatcacgaaaataagttgaaatgtaaaTGAATGCTTTGATCAAATTAAATTCTTTCTCACCATTTCTCATATAACTATTTGAAACAAGTCCTAGTGGTACATCTAGAACATTTATGGTCTGTCGATTGGAACATTTCTAGAATGTTTAGCAtatcagtttttgttttaatgaggTGGCCATAGGATACTCGGTAGCGGAAACGGATTTGTATCTGCCAAGAAACCGTTGAAGAAAGTAATGTCCACAGATCACAATTCTGTTACTATAAagcgttagtggctatagcaCATTTATTAACATAAGTAGGTCCATGGATTGTTTTAATGCTTCTTTGCCTGCCTGAGGGCAACATGCCCTGAAATGGACAACCcatgttgtccagctcttttatccaggatattggtttaaacaaagcCATTAAACTTGGCCGGaatacacccattttacaacaaaaagcactacttttgcatgggccggaattactaCAAAAACGTCTTCAGTGTCAACATGTtacacatgtttgcaaactacgtgcactcccctgtcaacttcattttaatagttgccacttcaaagctgtctgccatgaatgaatgaatgaatgaatgtttaacgacaccccagcacgaaaaatacaccggctattgggtgtcaaagaaaggtaatgcaaacaaataaggtgatgatcaacatcaatataaaaattcaagatttaagtaaaaacagtttaaagaactgtgcaaaactacaaatatcacagatagatactgacttttactcaaaatttcaatttgtgctgtattggccattctcaaagagaatgttacacccctgcaccacggtgaggttacagcacgcgcaggggttctcaaagagaatgttacacccctgcactacggtgaggttacagcacgcgcaggggtcggCCATTAAATTATCACAGTCAAACGGCAGACTATTTGTGCGGATATATTTGCGGATTTAAGACTACCTTTTATTAAAGCTCTCAAAGCATGCCTTCACGAATCACtgtcagatcaggtcaggtcatagggtttaaagtgcgcattcagagcaagctgttgtagcacacgcctgtcatgggcgcaggtgtcgacttacaCCGCCTCCTCTGTCCAAACCTTGATGGTTTTTAAATCTAACCTCAAGGTCAAAGTTAAGTCATGAGATAACATTCTATTTCAATTCTGATTAAATGATATTGCTATGGCGATTGtgttaatattaaatgaatgtgTATTTGTGTTCTTTCTGGTTTCGTAAGTTTCAGACAGAATCGTTCTATCAGTAGCATGCCCCTTTCTCTTCCTCtctaacttatttttgtgcttatatccaattaaggttcaagcacgttatctcagctatctgggctgtctgtccaggacagtgtatttagttgttagtggttagtgagagagaagagggtgtagtggtctaacacatacccattgagttattaaaactcgctctgggtgggagccggtaccgggctgcgaaccttgtacctaccagccttatgtctgaaggcttaaccacgacaccaccgtggCCGGTGCCTCTTTATAATCGTCAATGGCGAAAAATGTAACagctgttttaaaacattttatggttTGTCGTGCATGTCATCCACACGCCAACTGTGTCTCTGCCACTGGCACTGGTCTGTTGACGTTTCAgagagtttattttaaaatggcatattactatatttagttacattttgtaataaattgtattattagtTAATTCTTTATCATCGTTATTATTTTGTAGGCGGCGGAGCCATGGTAACCGCTTCAGTTTTTACCATGATTCTCACTCTCTTCGCAATGCTCTTCAAGTGAACAACTTTCTGGTATGATTCTGGTAtgatttagtttatttttaaacattaataacacacacacacacacacacacacacacacacacacacacacacagagacacacacacacacacacacacacagagagagagagagagagagagagagagagagagagagagagagagagagagagagagagatacacacatgcatatatatatatatatatatatatatatatatatatatatatactcttcaaaaaaagaaacgcaaaagggtacaaatgggttataaactccgattttatgtttcctaccggttcatgctttgtgaatataaggtcattgcatgtcccaaacacattcccacggttacattcgataaaacgcagctactgtacaataaagttccaaaatgtgaatattcgcaaaaacgcagccacgtgcaaaccatgtcaccactgcacgtgcgttgaacaccgacagtataaaagtgcagggtgttcgcttgcctggcctctgtatctggccgacagttgacaatccaggacatgccacgtctcagtgaaccgcagagaaacaatgccatcggccgactagacgcaggcgaatccagaacggccgttgccagggcattccatgtgtccccaagcaccatctccagactgtgggaccgttaccagcaacatggatcaacacgtgacctccctagatccggccgaccacgggtcactacccccgggcaggaccgctacatccgggtacgccaccttcgggaacgattgactactgccacctccacagccgcagcaataccaggtttgcgcaggatatccgaccagaccgtacggaaccgcctacgtgaggtaggaattcgtgccagacgtccagttcgaggtgtcatcttaaacaccacaacaccgtcgactccgactgcagtggtgccagattcatcgacaatggcctcaactgcgatggagacaggtgtggttcagtgacgagtcccgatttctgctctgacgtcatgatggaagatgtcgcgtgtataggcgtcgtggtgaacgttatgcggcaaactgcgtgcaggaagtggacagattcggcgggggtagtgtcatggtgtgggcagccatctcacacactggcagaactgacctggtccacgtgcagggcaacctgaatgcacagggctacattgaccagatcctccggccacacatcgttccagttatggccaacgccaacgcagtgttccaacatgacaacgccaggcctcacacagcacgtctcacaacggctttcctacagaacaacaacattaatgtccttccttggccatcgatatcaccggatttgaacccaattgagaatctatgggacgagttggaccgacgcctccgacagcgacaaccacagccccagaccctgcccgagctggcagcagccttgcaggccgagtgggccaccatcccccgggacgtcatccgtactctggttgcttcaatgggcaggcggtgtcaggcagttgtcaacacacgcggaggccacacccggtattgactccagatgaccttgaccttggtggtgtgtcctatcacttactcacaatggactagagtgaattgtgaacaatcctgcaacatttggtaattatcggactcaccattcaataattaaatcaattctccaaatgttacgacaatgtggttttgcgtttcttcttttgaagagtatatatcggGTGGGCAAAAAACCACCTCATATatcacaaaacacattttgaaactATCTGAATATTTACACCATTAAAGACATGGATGTTGGCCGTTATTGGCTAAAATTTCAAGTTGATATCTCCAGTAGTTTTTATATAAggccaaaacaaaacaaaattgatatCGAAAATCGCAGTTCCGGAATGTAAGAATGTCATTTTACCATTAGTCAATGGGTCTTTCATTTTCCAATTGACTTTAGCGGTCTTAATGGCAGAAAACTCTTGCAGAGACCATCACTTTCTTCGCAAACCGTGAAGTTTCATGATACAGTCGCttgacaaaaatgtctttcttccTTCTGCCGTACACTCGATCATTCTGGCGATTGTCAGCAATCTCAACAGTGAAGTCCTTCTCGTCCGTGAAAATCATTTTTTCAACGTCTTTTGTGGAATATTTATCATCTAGCTTTTTGCACCTCGTTTTCCTCTTCTGTTTTACTTTCTCGTCTCGTCGTAAACCTCGTATCCTCTTATAAGATTTCAATACCAGCTTTTTTGTCATTCTCCAAGTGCGGAATACTCCAAGATCAGACGCAATTTGTCTCTGTGACCTGTGGGTTCCTGGATTGTCCTCCTGGGTGCAGATAGCTTCCTCCACATGTTGAACATTCTCTTGTGTACATGCTGTTTTAGGTCGGCCACTTCCCACTTCTGGGAGCTTCCTCCACATGTTTAACATTCTCTTGTGTACATGCTGTTTTAGGTCTGCCACTTCCCACTCCTGGGAGCTTCTTCCACATGTTGAACATTATCTTGTGTACATGCTGTTTTAGGTCGGCCACTTCCCACTCCTGGGAGCTTCCTCCACATGTTGAACATTCTCTTGTGTACATACTGTTTTAGGTCGGCCACTTCCCACTCCTGGGAGCTTCCTCCACATGTTGAACATTCTCTTGTGTACATACTGTTTTAGGTCGGCCACTTCCCACACCTGGGAGCTTCTTCCACATGTTGAACATTCTCTTGTGTACTTGCTGTTTTAGGTCGGCCACTTCCCACTCCTGGGAGTTTCCTCCACATGTTGAACATTCTCTTGTGTACATGCTGTTTTAGGTCGGCCACTTCCCACTCCTGGGAGCTTCCTCCACATGTTGAACATTCTCTTGTGTACATGCTGTTTTAGGTCGGCCACTTCCCACTCCTGGGAGTTTCCTCCACATGTTGAACATTCTCTTGTGTACATGCTGTTTTAGGTCGGCCACTTCCCACTCCTGGGAGCTTCCTCCACATGTTGAACATTCTCTTGTGTACGTGCTGTTTTAGGTCGGCCACTTCCCACTCCTGGGAGTTTCCTCCACATGTTGAACATTCTCTTGTGTACATGCTGTTTTAGGTCGGCCACTTCCCACTCCTGGGAGCTTCCTCCACATGTTGAACATTCTCTTGTGTACGTGCTGTTTTAGGTCGGCCACTTCCCACTTTCTTCTCAATGAATCCTGTACTTTCAATCTTTTTATCAGTCTGTTTACTGATCATGTATCGAACTTCTTTCCGGGAAATTCCTTTATGATTGATTCTTGCACCGCGCCAACCTTTCTCAGTGAAACAAGTCGCAATTAAGTCCTTGTTCGAACTCGAGAGTACCATCTTGGATGTGATGTGATAAAAACCAAGACTAAAATGGCTAAAATCGTTTTTTCCAGTCCCACTACTTTTGTCTATTTACACCCCAGCCAGACGACATTCCCAAACGACCCTTGATTGACAGGTGCCACTGCAGTGCACTCAGTGACATGATGCGGGGGAGTTCCGGAACTGCGATTTTCGATAtctaattttgattttgatCTGATGTAAAAATTACCGGAGATATCAACTTGTAATTTTAGCCAATAACGGACAATATCCATGTCTTTAATCATGTAAATGTTTAgaaaatttcaaaatgtgttttttgaGATATGAGGTGTTAAAGTTCAGTGCGGGGTTTAAATCTGGCGCAAATCAGAACTTGTGCCCAGAATGGACGTGCATGAACCTTAGTGTTGCTATATATTTCAGTTAAATACTCTGataatgtgttttataaaaGCTTTTGTCAAACGTTAAAACAGAATtcattaacatatttttaacaattaattttgcAGTTTGGCAGTATGAACTACATTTTCTATTCCTGAAGACGGTGATCAAACAGAAAAAAGTTAAATTCTATCAAAAACATTCTACAAATACCTATAAACATTTTCCGCCAATATTTCAAATATCGTGTTCTGACTCTGGACTCTTTAACAACCTCTTGTTTTCATATTAAAGATTAAAAaatgtctgtgatatttgtttcgGCTTTCATTTTTTCGTCGACGTTACAATCACACTTTTCACATTGCATACATCAGTGTCGTTGTATGTACCTATGTATAGTATGTACCTATAAAGAGTAACAAAAATGACTATATATGactttatatacatatgtatacagtttacaaaaacaagttgtattaagcttgagattatatgataaagagattattacaaatattacaaatactttcactgatatttattaaCCGTCACTCGCGAACACCTAATAGCATCACTGTTTTATaagtgattcatgagtgtatgtcatcacagctgtacgtTTCCAATGATCTCAGTCCTgtgctaccggcctcggtggcgtcgtggttaggccatcggtctacaggctggtaggtactgggttcggatcccagtcgaggcatgggatttttaatccagataccgactccaaatcctgagtgagtgctccgcaaggctcagtgggtaggtgtaaaccacttgcacccaccaatgattaaaaaaggccatggtttgtgctatcccgcctgtgggaagcgcaaataaaagatatcttgctgcctgtcgtaaaagagtagcctatgtggatttcctctaaaaacagaatgaatgaatgcatgtttaacgacaccccagcacgaaaaatacatcggctattgggtgtcaaactatggtaatgcaaataaataaagtgatgatcaacatcaatataaaaaggtttaaacaaaaacagtgtaaagaactgtgccaaaaatacaaatacaaatatcacagaattttacggacaccgaattttactctaaacttcaatttgtgctgtattggccattctcagagAATGTTAGTGAAAAGGATGAAATCTCCGGGAAAGGATGTGCTCGGGAGTGACTGTCTTCCTGTAGACGAATCTAATCGACCACGATTTTGCCGTATGCACATTCGACtctacattgtgcagagatacggccttgaTCACATATTACTGCTTTGTCGTTaaaatacattgtgtatatgtTCATATCACGAAGGTTTCGGGTTCACACAATCTGCAGCAAAGTGTATTTATGTGGTACTTTTTTTAAGTGATCATATTgcctttttaaatttgttaagaGAGTTTAACtttctaatattaatatcaaggTCATTCCAGTCCCGAACTTATGatggcaaaattatttgttatacaatTCTGTTCTTGTGAGAATGTTGTTCAATTCATCAGCATTTCGAAGTGGATAATTTGTCACTGCCATTATTGTTGGGGCCATTAATGATGACAAATAATTATGAGTCATAcctttaatcattttataaaaagtaCACTTTTTATGAAATTTACGTTGGACTAACAATAAATCCTGTttcgttatatattttattgtggttAGTGCCTCTAACAGCACCACAAATTGTTCGAAGAGCATCCAAATAAAATGGTTCAGTAAAATGGTTCCAACATGGCTGCTTGGCCTTCAGTAATCgaataactgaaaaatatatgatttacaaagcATCTCTAATGTTTTCCTATTTAAGCGATGCTTTAAGGTACAGAAGCAATTTATCATTGGGCCAACCTTTTTAACTAGTTGTTCAATATGACAATGCCACTGCCcatcattttgaaatgttacacCAAGATGTTTATAGTTTTTAACCTCTTTTATTTTTGAATCATCTAAATACCAATCTGGTTGGGTACGAGTATGAACATTTCTTGAAAAGGTAatggattttgttttaccaGGTGATAAATTAACCTGCTATGTGTCTGCCCAGTCTGATATTAAGTGTAAATCTGAATTTATTGTACGATAGCCTGAAGCAAAATCTTCTAAAGTCATATAAAGAGAAATATCATCGgcgaataatatattattacaactAACATTGTCAACAATAtcgttaaagggactgtcctgagtttcctgcattgtaagatgtttccgactaataaaatattttaatatctaaaaatacgtattaaatatattttcttgtttagaataccagtgtctgtatattcaatgtgtttctggtcgtcttaatatttgtaagaagcccaaactggatttgtcttcaaatactttcgtacatacgaaataaaaaaagaagaaataaaatgaaatttaacctagtacaaatactagaacgatttgatatgtaactacagccgttaaaaagtctctgttagtcgataacatcttaaacattgcagcaaactcaggactggtCCTTTAATATAAACCAAAAACAGGAGAGGTCCCAATACTGATCTCTGTGTTACCCCTGCCAATACAGATTTATTATCAGATGTACACCCATTGATCACAggtttttgtttacaattttctaaGTAACTCTTGAAGCATAGGATAAGTTTTTCACTTATTCCGTTTGCctgtaatttatataataaacgtTCGTGCTAAACACGGTCAAAGGCTTTGATAATGTCACAAAATACTGCCTCGATCTCTTTTAAGTCATCCACTACTTTAGAAATGTAATTATAAAGGTCCGTCAACTGAAAAGCTGTGGAGTCAACAGGCCTAAAACCAGATTGCAAATgcgatatttttttattatcgaGAAATAATTTTGAGATATACTTCAGAATGCCATTACAGAATTATTATCATATTTACCCCCAGTGATCACCGtgggtttttgtgtgggtttttttttttttgaagattttCGAAGTCAAGCTTAAACCACAGGATAAGTTTACTACTTATTCAATCTGTctgtaatttataaaataaaccttTATGCCAAACTCGGtcacataggcgtacgggctccgatgtttgtaggggtgggagtgaggggcaggctggctttgcccgaattaaacgaaaatgcccgaatctggataacaacatttatttatattagcattaataccaaacagctatgatatagggttgcaaacgaatcactacacatttttacatgaattacaactaattttgaaggtagaataatggaaatgcatggtaaaaaggttttaGTTTAGCACATATTCctcgaatatctgtatcattttttcccgaatttggtaattttgatacccgctacatgttttcattaggtcaggtcaggtcagagtgtttaacgtgcacattcagaacaatctgttgtagcgcacgcctgtcctgggtacaggtgccggcctcggccggctcctccgtccaggacaggaaatgatttcattagtagcaagggatcttttatatgcaccatcccacaaacaggatagcacataccacggcctttgatatgtcagtctgagtcatggtacactggctggaacaagaaatagcccaatgggctcggCCCACtaacgtggatcgatcctagaccaagcgcgcatgaagcgagcgtTTTAACACTACACTATGTCCTGCTTCGATAAATATTCTAGGtacttaaaatgttattttgacatGTTACATGAATTCCTcatgcataataataatgtaaaataaaataataacaatggtCCAGCCAGGCGTGggtataggttttgtctccgttcgttcatctgtctgtctgtccaacatatagttttccgaaccttttttttagcaatgattcaagatattgaactgaaatgtttttcatgGGTTTACCATGTAGAGTTACCGATCACGTTTAACGTTTACGACGatttatattgaaattttgagtaaaagtcagtatctatctgtgatatttctatttttgcacagttctttacactgtttttatttaaatcttgaatttttatattgatgctggggtgtcgttaaacattcattcattcattcataccttTTTATAGTTATGGTCAAATCGTTTTCAACTTATTtatgtgcttatatccaattaatgttcaagcacgctgtcctgggcacacacctcaactatctggttgttagtggttagtgagagaaaagagaatgtagtggtcttacacctgctgagtcgttaaacctcgctctgggtgagagccggtaccggggctgcgaacccagtacctaccagccttatgtccgatggcttagccacgacaccaccgatacTAGTGGTTAA harbors:
- the LOC121379682 gene encoding uncharacterized protein LOC121379682 is translated as MWRKLPEVGSGRPKTACTQENVQHVEEAICTQEDNPGTHRSQRQIASDLGVFRTWRMTKKLVLKSYKRIRGLRRDEKVKQKRKTRCKKLDDKYSTKDVEKMIFTDEKDFTVEIADNRQNDRVYGRRKKDIFVKRLYHETSRFAKKVMVSARVFCH